Proteins encoded by one window of Dioscorea cayenensis subsp. rotundata cultivar TDr96_F1 chromosome 6, TDr96_F1_v2_PseudoChromosome.rev07_lg8_w22 25.fasta, whole genome shotgun sequence:
- the LOC120262865 gene encoding U3 small nucleolar ribonucleoprotein protein IMP4: MLRRNIRKRREYLYRKSLEGKEREYYEKKRKIREALAEGKPIPTELRNEEASLRQEIDLEDDHTAEPRSVIDDEYADATVRDPKILLTTSRNPSAPLVQFVKELKFVFPNSTRINRGGQVISEIIETCRSHEFTDVILVHEHRGKPDGLVISHLPFGPTAYFGLLNVVTRHDIKDKKSMGTMPEVYPHLILENFSSKLGERTGNILKHLFPVPKPDSKRIITFANQSDYISFRHHLCEKRGGGPKSVEITEIGPRFEMRLYKITLGTVERSESPD, from the exons ATGCTGCGGCGGAATATCAGGAAGAGAAGGGAGTATCTATACCGGAAGAGCCTCGAAGGCAAGGAGCGCGAGTACTATGAGAAGAAGCGCAAAATCCGGGAAGCGCTCGCGGAGGGCAAGCCCATCCCCACTGAGCTCCGCAATGAGGAGGCTTCCCTCCGCCAGGAGATCGATCTTGAGGACGACCACACCGCCG agcCGAGAAGTGTGATTGATGATGAGTATGCTGATGCCACTGTGAGGGATCCGAAGATTTTGCTCACCACCTCTCGCAATCCAAGTGCTCCTCTTGTCCAGTTTGTCAAG GAGCTGAAATTTGTGTTCCCGAACTCTACACGGATTAATCGTGGTGGACAG GTCATCTCAGAGATTATTGAAACTTGTCGCTCACATGAATTTACAGATGTTATCTTGGTACATGAACATCGTGGCAAACCAGATGGTTTGGTTATTTCTCACCTGCCATTCGGTCCAACAGCATATTTTGGATTGCTCAACGTG GTGACAAGACATGACATTAAAGACAAGAAGTCCATGGGAACAATGCCTGAGGTTTATCCTCATTTGATTCTTGAAAACTTCTCTAGTAAg CTTGGTGAAAGGACAGGCAACATTCTTAAACATTTATTCCCGGTGCCAAAGCCTGATTCCAAACGCATCATCACTTTCGCAAACCAGTCCGACTACATCTCATTTAG GCATCATTTATGTGAGAAACGTGGCGGTGGCCCGAAATCTGTAGAAATAACAGAGATTGGCCCTCGATTTGAGATGCGGCTCTATAAG ATAACACTAGGAACTGTTGAGCGAAGTGAAAGCCCAGATTGA